A single genomic interval of Thermus antranikianii DSM 12462 harbors:
- a CDS encoding ABC transporter substrate-binding protein, whose product MKRLLPLTLILATLAQAQVVIPFWHTAGPPGNSVLEEAIKSFNESQRAYRIEARYVGDYREAGVKLLAALRSGGAPVLFHGELSFLPRLAQEGVALALNPYLQNLPKDLYPEMMRTTQVRGQTYGLPLGLSVPVLYYNKDAFRARGLKPPRTWAEVEEAASRLTSRTSKGLVISTDIWSFNALVMSLGGSLVRDGFPAFTSKEVVEALEMLYRMVQKGHAQARNLAEAQFAVADFLRTKAFMGIGPTTALPVVLAQTSLPFSVGLAPLPRREGGAVPLSGAALAVLKGASPEQARGAVAFWLHFLEPKRQAEWVRTTWYLPLRKEAERELADFLKDPERQAVFAQAEVGRPWSQDPELVVWYSYLEEALERSLKQGVRPMVALEEAQRKAMGVERR is encoded by the coding sequence ATGAAGCGGCTTCTGCCCCTTACCCTGATCCTCGCCACCCTGGCCCAGGCCCAGGTGGTCATCCCCTTCTGGCACACGGCGGGCCCCCCGGGGAACAGCGTCTTAGAGGAGGCCATAAAAAGCTTCAACGAGTCCCAGCGCGCCTACCGGATCGAGGCCCGCTACGTGGGGGACTACCGGGAGGCGGGGGTAAAGCTCCTGGCCGCTTTGCGCTCAGGGGGTGCCCCAGTCCTTTTCCACGGGGAGCTTTCCTTCCTTCCCCGCCTGGCCCAGGAAGGGGTGGCCTTGGCCCTGAACCCCTATCTCCAGAACCTGCCCAAGGACCTCTATCCGGAGATGATGCGAACCACCCAGGTCCGGGGACAGACCTATGGCCTTCCCTTGGGGCTATCCGTGCCCGTCCTCTACTACAACAAGGATGCCTTCCGCGCCCGGGGCCTTAAGCCCCCCAGGACCTGGGCCGAGGTGGAGGAAGCCGCCAGCAGGCTCACCAGCCGCACCAGCAAAGGGCTTGTTATCTCCACGGACATCTGGAGCTTCAACGCCCTCGTGATGAGCCTGGGAGGTAGCTTGGTCAGGGATGGGTTTCCCGCCTTCACCTCCAAGGAGGTGGTGGAGGCCTTGGAGATGCTTTACCGCATGGTGCAGAAGGGGCACGCCCAGGCCAGGAACCTGGCCGAGGCCCAGTTCGCCGTGGCCGATTTCCTGCGCACCAAGGCCTTTATGGGAATCGGACCCACCACCGCCTTGCCCGTGGTGCTGGCCCAAACCTCTTTGCCCTTTAGCGTGGGCCTGGCCCCCCTGCCCCGGCGGGAAGGGGGTGCGGTACCCCTTTCCGGGGCGGCTCTGGCGGTGCTCAAGGGGGCAAGCCCCGAACAGGCCCGGGGAGCCGTGGCCTTCTGGCTCCACTTCCTGGAACCCAAGCGGCAAGCGGAGTGGGTGCGGACCACCTGGTATCTGCCCTTGCGGAAAGAAGCGGAAAGGGAGCTTGCCGATTTCCTGAAAGACCCCGAAAGGCAGGCGGTCTTCGCCCAGGCGGAGGTGGGCCGCCCCTGGAGCCAGGACCCGGAGCTGGTGGTCTGGTACAGCTACCTGGAAGAGGCCCTGGAAAGGAGCCTGAAGCAAGGGGTAAGGCCCATGGTGGCCCTCGAGGAGGCCCAGAGGAAGGCCATGGGGGTGGAGAGGCGGTAG
- a CDS encoding PaaX family transcriptional regulator C-terminal domain-containing protein gives MRARSTIFTLFVEYIYPERRARVRDLITMMEVLGFSEAAVRAALSRSAKRGWVVPERRGRIAYYALSDRVYWQVRQVRRRLYEARTSWDGRFLLVLPEGPKERGERERFRREMALLGYGSLQSGVYLGAGVDLAATQELLAFYGLSATLFRAEHLGPKEEVLRAFPLKEASAHYQTLFSNVLPVLEDPLLAFRTLTRLVHEMRKLLFLDPLLPPELLPPSFPGPFARERFLALRETLYRQAEPFLKKLSLPLSALSPQAG, from the coding sequence ATGCGGGCCAGGTCCACCATCTTCACCCTCTTTGTGGAATACATCTACCCGGAACGGCGCGCCCGGGTGCGGGACCTCATCACCATGATGGAGGTCCTGGGCTTCTCCGAGGCAGCGGTGAGGGCGGCCCTCTCCCGGAGCGCCAAAAGGGGCTGGGTGGTGCCGGAGCGGCGGGGGCGCATAGCCTACTACGCCCTTTCCGACCGGGTCTACTGGCAGGTGCGCCAGGTGCGGCGGCGCCTCTATGAGGCCAGGACCTCCTGGGACGGGCGTTTCCTCCTGGTCCTGCCGGAAGGCCCAAAGGAGCGGGGGGAAAGGGAACGCTTTCGACGGGAGATGGCCCTTTTGGGCTACGGCAGTCTGCAAAGCGGGGTCTACCTGGGGGCGGGGGTGGACCTGGCCGCCACCCAGGAGCTCCTCGCCTTTTACGGGCTTTCCGCCACCCTCTTCCGGGCGGAGCACCTTGGGCCGAAGGAGGAAGTGCTCCGCGCCTTTCCCCTTAAGGAGGCCTCGGCCCATTACCAAACCCTCTTCTCCAACGTGCTCCCGGTGCTCGAGGACCCCCTTTTGGCCTTCCGGACCCTGACCCGCCTGGTGCACGAGATGCGCAAGCTCCTTTTCCTGGACCCCCTTCTGCCCCCCGAGCTCCTTCCCCCAAGCTTCCCAGGCCCCTTCGCCCGGGAGCGCTTCCTCGCCCTTCGGGAAACCCTTTACCGGCAGGCCGAACCCTTCCTTAAAAAGCTCTCCCTTCCCCTCTCAGCCCTCTCACCCCAGGCGGGATAA
- the thrS gene encoding threonine--tRNA ligase, which yields MVVYLPDGKALEVEEGATAWDVARAIGPGLAKAAVGALVNGEVYDLLKPLPPGAQVRILTEKDPEYQLLFRHTLAHVLAQAVKEFFAEKGYDPESVKLGVGPVIEKGFYYDIDAPEPISDEDLPAIEEKMRAIIAKDLPLRRFVLPKEVALSRYQGKDPYKTELILDLPEDEEISFYQQGDEAYGFTDLCRGPHVPSTGRIPPHFKLTHVAGAYWRGDEKRPMLQRVYGVAFRTAEELKEYLWQLEEAKKRDHRRLGRELELFLIDPMVGKGLVLWLPKGNVIREELMAFMREEQIRRGYQLVTTPHIGSLELYRTSGHYPYYAESQFPPISFKERGEEEEYLLKPMNCPHHIRIYAFRKRSYRELPLRLAEFGTVYRYEKAGELLGLTRVRGFTQDDAHLFCTPGQVKEEFLGVLDLVLKVLSTLGLKDYRARIGTRDPKSDKYVGDEAKWSLAERQIEEAALEAGLYYTVEEGDAAFYGPKLDFVVKDALGREWQLGTIQVDYNLPERFGLTYVGPDGAEHRPVMIHRAPFGSLERFIGILIEHFAGDFPLWLAPVQVVVVPVSEKQEDYAKEVVFKLKEAGLRAEADLRPERMQARIRDAELQKVPYVLVVGDREKAEGTVSVRRRHRGNLGSMPLATFLEAALKEYKERLLEPTL from the coding sequence ATGGTGGTCTACCTGCCGGATGGGAAGGCCCTCGAGGTGGAGGAGGGAGCCACCGCCTGGGACGTGGCCCGGGCCATAGGCCCAGGGTTGGCCAAGGCGGCCGTGGGGGCCTTGGTGAACGGGGAGGTCTACGACCTGCTAAAGCCCCTCCCGCCCGGGGCCCAGGTCCGGATCCTCACGGAGAAGGACCCCGAGTACCAGCTCCTCTTCCGCCACACCCTGGCCCACGTCCTGGCTCAGGCGGTGAAGGAGTTCTTCGCCGAAAAGGGCTACGACCCGGAAAGCGTGAAGCTCGGGGTGGGTCCGGTGATCGAAAAGGGCTTCTACTACGACATCGATGCCCCCGAGCCCATCTCCGATGAGGACCTGCCCGCCATAGAGGAGAAAATGCGGGCCATCATCGCCAAAGACCTTCCCCTGCGCCGCTTCGTGCTGCCAAAAGAGGTGGCCCTTTCCCGCTACCAGGGCAAGGACCCCTACAAGACCGAGCTCATCCTGGACCTACCCGAGGACGAGGAGATCAGCTTCTACCAGCAAGGGGACGAGGCCTACGGCTTCACCGACCTCTGCCGCGGGCCCCATGTGCCCTCCACGGGCCGCATCCCCCCCCACTTCAAGCTCACCCACGTGGCCGGGGCCTACTGGCGGGGGGATGAGAAAAGGCCCATGCTCCAGCGGGTCTACGGGGTGGCCTTCCGCACCGCCGAGGAGCTAAAGGAATACCTCTGGCAGCTGGAGGAGGCCAAGAAGCGGGACCACCGCCGCTTAGGGCGGGAGCTGGAGCTATTCCTGATCGATCCCATGGTGGGGAAGGGGCTGGTGCTTTGGCTTCCCAAGGGGAACGTGATCCGGGAGGAGCTCATGGCCTTCATGCGGGAGGAGCAGATCAGGCGGGGCTACCAGCTGGTCACCACCCCCCATATCGGGAGCCTCGAGCTTTACCGGACCAGCGGCCACTACCCCTACTACGCGGAAAGCCAGTTCCCCCCCATCAGCTTCAAGGAAAGGGGCGAGGAGGAGGAGTACCTCTTAAAGCCCATGAACTGCCCCCACCACATCCGCATCTACGCCTTTAGAAAGCGCTCCTACCGGGAGCTTCCCTTGAGGCTTGCCGAGTTCGGCACCGTCTACCGCTACGAGAAGGCGGGGGAGCTTTTGGGCTTGACCCGGGTGCGGGGCTTCACCCAGGACGACGCCCACCTCTTCTGTACCCCCGGGCAGGTGAAGGAGGAGTTCTTGGGGGTCTTGGACCTGGTTTTGAAGGTGCTTTCCACCCTGGGCCTTAAGGACTATAGGGCCCGCATCGGCACCCGGGACCCCAAAAGCGACAAGTACGTGGGGGACGAGGCCAAATGGTCCCTGGCGGAAAGGCAGATTGAGGAGGCAGCCTTGGAAGCTGGCCTCTACTACACGGTGGAGGAAGGGGATGCCGCCTTCTACGGCCCCAAGCTAGACTTCGTGGTGAAGGACGCCCTGGGAAGGGAGTGGCAGCTCGGCACCATCCAGGTGGACTACAACCTCCCTGAGCGCTTCGGCCTCACCTATGTGGGGCCAGATGGGGCCGAACACCGCCCCGTCATGATCCACCGCGCCCCCTTTGGCTCTTTGGAGCGCTTCATCGGCATCCTCATCGAGCACTTCGCCGGGGACTTTCCCCTCTGGCTCGCCCCGGTGCAGGTGGTGGTGGTGCCGGTTTCGGAAAAGCAGGAGGACTACGCCAAGGAGGTGGTCTTTAAGCTCAAGGAGGCGGGCCTCAGGGCCGAGGCCGACCTCCGCCCCGAGCGCATGCAGGCCCGTATCCGCGACGCCGAGCTGCAGAAGGTGCCCTATGTCCTGGTGGTGGGGGACAGGGAAAAGGCCGAGGGCACGGTGAGCGTCCGCAGGCGGCACCGGGGGAACCTGGGAAGCATGCCCCTGGCCACCTTCCTCGAGGCCGCCCTTAAGGAATACAAGGAACGCCTTTTGGAGCCAACCCTCTGA
- a CDS encoding MFS transporter codes for MWKGPREGRSSILSILDLRDRNYRLAVLNGWLVWLGDTFLNPNIVLTSFAAKLGAPGALIGLLPALLQAGGMIPQAFLAPYVARFARKIVLYRKVAALRLSGVILMALATFFLDPWPHLLLAGFLAGLLLNALFTGVSSLPFWEVVAKTTPVERRAHLFSARNLIGGLLAFLAGFGVREILALPLPFPLPYALLFALGALAFGTGWYLFGLTREPEDPPKEERISLRLPFEHQGFRRYLRVRVLLGLAGMAEPFYAVYAVRTLGQGQELGLYLSLYALSFTLSNLLWARLAERGSKGVLQAGAFLALLAPLLALLLPRHLFGLVFLLQGAYLAALGLSTTTYLLNLAPPEERSAFIGLANTVAGVFAFATVLGGWVADSLGFSSLFLLAAFFYAWAFYTGRKLPHEG; via the coding sequence ATGTGGAAGGGCCCAAGGGAAGGAAGAAGCAGCATCCTCTCCATCTTAGACCTCCGGGACCGCAACTACCGCCTGGCGGTGCTCAACGGCTGGCTGGTGTGGCTGGGGGATACCTTTTTGAACCCCAACATCGTCCTCACCAGCTTTGCCGCCAAGCTGGGGGCCCCCGGGGCCCTGATCGGCCTCCTCCCCGCCTTGCTGCAGGCCGGGGGCATGATCCCCCAGGCCTTCCTGGCCCCCTATGTGGCCCGTTTTGCCCGGAAGATCGTGCTCTACCGGAAGGTGGCGGCCCTAAGGCTTTCCGGCGTGATCCTCATGGCCTTGGCCACCTTCTTCCTGGACCCCTGGCCCCACCTCCTCCTTGCAGGCTTCCTCGCGGGCCTTCTCCTGAATGCCCTCTTCACCGGGGTTTCCAGCCTCCCCTTCTGGGAGGTGGTGGCCAAGACCACGCCCGTAGAGCGCCGGGCCCACCTCTTCTCCGCCCGGAACCTCATCGGAGGGCTTTTGGCCTTCCTGGCGGGCTTCGGGGTCCGGGAAATCCTTGCCCTTCCCCTTCCCTTCCCCCTCCCCTACGCCCTCCTCTTCGCCCTGGGAGCCTTGGCCTTTGGTACGGGCTGGTACCTCTTCGGCCTCACCCGGGAACCAGAAGACCCCCCCAAGGAGGAAAGGATCTCCCTGCGCCTACCCTTCGAGCACCAAGGCTTCCGCCGCTACCTTCGGGTGCGGGTTCTCCTGGGCCTTGCGGGGATGGCCGAGCCCTTTTATGCGGTGTACGCGGTGCGCACCCTGGGGCAGGGACAGGAGCTGGGCCTTTACCTCTCCCTTTACGCCCTTTCCTTCACCCTTTCCAACCTGCTTTGGGCCAGGCTGGCGGAGCGGGGCTCCAAGGGGGTGCTCCAGGCTGGGGCCTTCCTAGCCCTCCTCGCTCCCCTTCTGGCCCTTCTCCTGCCCCGGCACCTCTTCGGTTTGGTCTTCCTCCTCCAGGGGGCCTATCTGGCCGCCTTGGGGCTTTCCACCACCACCTACCTCCTGAACCTGGCCCCACCCGAGGAGCGTAGCGCCTTCATCGGCCTGGCCAACACCGTGGCCGGGGTCTTCGCCTTCGCCACTGTCCTGGGAGGATGGGTGGCCGACAGCCTAGGGTTTTCTAGCCTCTTTCTCCTGGCGGCCTTCTTCTACGCCTGGGCCTTTTACACCGGGAGAAAACTCCCCCACGAGGGGTAA